The genomic stretch GCTGACCTGCCCGGCCAGCAGGCGTTCCTCGATCTCCTGCACGTCGAGCTGCACCGGCACGCTCAGACGGTACGGGCGCGACGCGATCTGGCCGCCCAGCAGCGAGCGCAGGGTGCTCACCTCGGACTTCAGGGTGCTCAGGCTGATGGGCTGGTCGCCGTACACGTGGGCGTGCAGGGCGTCCAGGGTCAGGCCGCCGGGGTGCAGCGCCAGCACGCACAGCAGTTCATGCTGGCGGGGCGTCAGGTGCAGCCGCCGCCCGCCGAACATGACCTGGGGCGGCCCGCAGAACCGCAGCTGAAGGTCGCTGACCGGCGCGGCCGGACGCCCGCTCAGGGCCAGCTCGATCTGCTGCGCGTAGTGCCGGGCGCTCGCCAGCCCAAGCGGCGTGGAGTGCTCCCATGTGGTGCTGAAATCCAGCACGCCGAGCAGCGTCCCGGTCTGGGTATCGCGGATCGGGCTGGAGTAGCACACCCAGTCGTGCACGGTCTGCACGTAGTGTTCGGCGCTGAACACGCGCACGGGCTGGCGCGTCCGCAGGGCCAGCGCCAGGGCGTTCGTGCCCACGCTGCCCTCGCCCCACTGCCCGCCCGGCACGAAGTTGATGCTGGTGGCCAGATCGGCCATGCGCTCGCTGCCCTGAGTCCACAGCAGCGTGCCGTCGGTGTTGCCGATCCCGACGATCAGGTCGGCTTCCTCGGCCAGGCGGCGCAGTTCGGGGATCAGGCCACGGACGCCGTATTCAAGCGGCGACTCCTGCCACGAGTGCTTCACGTCGGCCTCGCTGACCACCGGGGCGCTGACCCGCTCGGGCGGCACCGTCAGCGCCGAACGCGCCCACGACGCCGCGACCTCCTCGTCGACGTTCACCTCGGGGCGGGCCGGTTCATCCGACAGCTCGTCGGGAATCGCCAGCGCCGGGCCCTGCCGGGTCACGTAGCGGTACCACGCACGCACCAGTTTCTGACGTTCGAGGGCCAGACGTTCGTTCATCATCTCCTGCCGTACCTCGCGGACGTGCGGTGAGGGTGTCGATCCGGTTCCGGTCTGAACCCTGCACCGCTGCTGGCCGGATCGTGGAAGTGTTGGTGACCAAGGGTACCATGGCGATTCGATACGCCAATAGTGTTCCCGGGTCTGTTTCACCGGTGTCCCCGTGGCCGTGGAGGGGGTCGGGTGGCTCCATGGGGGGGACAGCGACACAACCTTTTAGCAACCCTGGCCCGCGCAGGATAGGGTCACCACCCCTGTCCCGAATGCGGCCGCCCCACGGCGCTGCCCTCTGCCGGTGTTCGTCCTGACCGTTCCAGCAAGGAGTCTCATGTCCAGACCGCACGTCCTGCTCCTCGCGTCTGCCCTCGCGCTCGGCGGTTCCGCCAGTGCCCAGAAGTCCATCAGCGTTGGCCTCCAGGCGGGGGGCACGCTGTCGTGGGTGACGTATGCCATCGCACGCTACGGTATCGACCGGCAGCTCGGCTTCACGCTGAACGCCACCACGTATGCCAGCAAGGACGCCACCCGCGTGGCCCTGCGCTCGGGCGCGGCGCAGGTCGTCGTGGACGACTTCATCGAGGTCACGCTGCTGCGGCAGAAGGGCTTTCCTGTCAGTGCGGTGTATCCCTTCAGCCTGCTCGCCGGGGGCGTCGTGGTGCCGGACGGCAGTCCAGTCCGGACGGTGGCCGACCTGCGCGGCAAGACCCTGGGAGCCACCAGCCTGACCGACAAGACCCTGCTGATCCTGCGGGCCTACACCCGCGCCACCGCCGGCTTCGACGTGCAGGACGCCTCGAAGGTCGTGTCGGTGTCCAGCCCGCTGATGGAGCAGTTCATGAACCGGGGCGAGATCCAGGCCGGGATTCCCTTCTGGCACCACTCGGCCCGGATGGTCTCCGGCGGGA from Deinococcus sp. AB2017081 encodes the following:
- a CDS encoding helix-turn-helix domain-containing protein; translation: MNERLALERQKLVRAWYRYVTRQGPALAIPDELSDEPARPEVNVDEEVAASWARSALTVPPERVSAPVVSEADVKHSWQESPLEYGVRGLIPELRRLAEEADLIVGIGNTDGTLLWTQGSERMADLATSINFVPGGQWGEGSVGTNALALALRTRQPVRVFSAEHYVQTVHDWVCYSSPIRDTQTGTLLGVLDFSTTWEHSTPLGLASARHYAQQIELALSGRPAAPVSDLQLRFCGPPQVMFGGRRLHLTPRQHELLCVLALHPGGLTLDALHAHVYGDQPISLSTLKSEVSTLRSLLGGQIASRPYRLSVPVQLDVQEIEERLLAGQVSAAADVYDGPLLPHSASPLLTYWREYLDAALREAVCRSRNADLLWRYASRFDDPEVLEVLETLLSEDDHRLPIARARRAALDAAF
- a CDS encoding ABC transporter substrate-binding protein, with the protein product MSRPHVLLLASALALGGSASAQKSISVGLQAGGTLSWVTYAIARYGIDRQLGFTLNATTYASKDATRVALRSGAAQVVVDDFIEVTLLRQKGFPVSAVYPFSLLAGGVVVPDGSPVRTVADLRGKTLGATSLTDKTLLILRAYTRATAGFDVQDASKVVSVSSPLMEQFMNRGEIQAGIPFWHHSARMVSGGKFRQLVSSADLLKGLGLPQNVPLLYIVARTDTDPATLGLFLKAVRLAENRMKTDDAYWPAMLAENLYVLPDRSQLPALRTQWAAGLPNRWTAADLNATLLLTRKMIAVAGPEVVGLTRLDTRAFTTTYQP